The Deltaproteobacteria bacterium genome window below encodes:
- a CDS encoding DUF2203 domain-containing protein gives MKNIFEINSPKKIFTFNEAQELLPLIYKLTEEYSRKVKKLINQLEAYPNKQSERAKEVEQLINFLIDQWQNKLERLGAKPKGLWLADFDSGSGYYCWKYPEPRIQFFHGYNEGFSGRKSIELKQLESIPL, from the coding sequence GTGAAAAATATATTTGAGATAAATTCCCCAAAAAAGATATTTACCTTTAATGAGGCACAAGAACTTTTACCGCTTATTTATAAACTGACGGAAGAGTATAGTCGAAAAGTAAAAAAACTAATTAATCAATTAGAAGCATATCCAAATAAACAAAGTGAACGCGCAAAAGAAGTGGAACAATTAATCAATTTTTTGATTGATCAATGGCAAAATAAACTAGAAAGATTGGGAGCTAAACCAAAGGGTCTGTGGTTAGCTGATTTTGACAGTGGTTCTGGATACTATTGTTGGAAATATCCGGAACCAAGAATTCAGTTTTTTCACGGTTATAATGAAGGATTTTCAGGTCGAAAAAGCATTGAGTTAAAACAATTAGAATCAATTCCCTTATAA
- a CDS encoding 3'-5' exonuclease, which translates to MRFIAFDLETTGILPGVDGIVEIGAVRFVNAQVEAIYSILVNPQKPIPIGASRVNGITDDMVKNQPTIEELLPSFSEFCQDDLLVAHNAAFDAQFLVSDYKKYEIATPKGIVLDTLSIARKIFPGLPNYKLGTLVQHLKIPNSDFHRAEADATYCGKLFVELYQRISVGGQLPRVENLVALTGKPEFKFPEIIRQPKQLDLLSLM; encoded by the coding sequence ATGAGATTTATTGCTTTTGACCTTGAAACTACGGGAATTTTACCTGGAGTTGATGGCATCGTTGAAATTGGCGCTGTTAGATTTGTAAATGCTCAAGTGGAGGCTATTTATTCTATCTTAGTTAATCCACAAAAACCTATTCCCATAGGCGCCTCAAGAGTCAATGGGATTACAGATGATATGGTTAAGAACCAACCAACTATCGAAGAATTGCTTCCTTCTTTTTCAGAATTTTGCCAAGATGATTTATTAGTAGCTCACAACGCTGCCTTCGATGCTCAATTCCTTGTTTCTGATTATAAAAAATATGAAATCGCAACGCCCAAAGGGATTGTTCTAGATACTTTAAGTATAGCTCGAAAAATTTTCCCTGGTCTGCCCAATTATAAGTTGGGCACCCTGGTGCAACACCTAAAAATTCCAAATTCAGATTTTCACAGGGCCGAAGCCGATGCTACTTATTGTGGAAAACTTTTTGTGGAACTCTATCAAAGAATCTCTGTGGGTGGACAGCTTCCTAGAGTTGAAAATCTCGTTGCTTTGACCGGAAAACCAGAATTCAAATTTCCAGAAATCATTAGGCAGCCAAAACAGTTAGATTTACTTTCTTTGATGTAA